AGGGCTGCGCAGAGAGCCAGTGCTGCGAGAGGCTGCCAAGAGAATATTCTGCTCCATTTGTTGAAGGCCAGCAGGATGAGCGGCGCCGTCAGGAAGGCTGAGTTGTGGCGCACGAATGTGCCGTAAAAAATCAACAGCGCGATTATCAATCCGCGCCGAAATGAAATGGCCTTGTCGTTGAAACGCGCATCCATAATCAATGCGCAAGCAATCATTGCGCACACCCCGAGGCCTATGTCTTTCCAGACATTGCCAAGAAACTGCGCTGTAAAGGGTGCGAACCCCAAAGCCAATTGAGCCAGCACGGTCCACCAGCGGGCAGGCCATTGCCGGAACAGGATGTGCAGCCCCAGCCAGTAAGCTGCAATCTGCAATGCAAAAAACAGATTGGCGGTGCCGAACACTATTTGCTGGAGGCGCCAGAACAGCGCCATGATGGGCGGATGCGCATCATCATAGTGGCCGGTCTGGGTTTCGTAGAACTGCTCAAATGAATCGAAATAGATGAAACCAGGATAATAGAGCGCTGCCTGAAGCAGAACGCCAATCACCGCGGTCACTCTGAGGATTTCCTGCCAGTCACGCTCATTTGGCGCGCTGAACGCTGCAAATTTCATTTCCATCCCCAATCGCTTGAGCGTGGTATTTGCACGCTCAAGCCGGAGAGATCAACTCCGGGATGCAGAACATCCGGTAAAAACTCAGTTTTTCAGCTTGCTCATGTCCATGCCGTTCACGGTGATCTTGCCGTCTGGGGTGGCTTCGACGTCCCAGCCCAGGCTGCCGTCATTTTCTGTTTTGGCAAGGCCCTTGGCGACGATGGCAACCGCACCCATTTCCTGCAGCCCGGCTTCGGCGGGGGCGGCCTGCGCGGCCTTCATCACATCATCAAGGCCCTTCATGGTGATATGCGCCTTGCCGGTGGGCTGGGCAGAGGGGCCGACCTGCATGGTGCCTTCAGCGGTGAGCGCATAGACATCGTTGCTGATGCTGGATTTGGTCAACGTCACGTCAACCGCACCCTTGGGCATCAGCAGTTGCGCATTCTTGTCTTCGGCTTCCTTCGAAACCGCCGGGTCCTTGGAGAAATCGGCTGAGTCGATTTCGGCCTTCAGGAATGATTCAAGATCATAGCCAGACATGGCCACGCCGAGGCTGACATTCTTGGAGACCAGCGATTGTGCCCAGGCGGGCACCAGGCCGGGCGGCAATTCGATGCCTTCGAAATTGATGCTCTCTTCCAGGCGGCCATCCTTCACTGCACCATTCGCCTTCACGCCGATGGTGGTTTTAGCCGCCTTGAAATGGCCCACGCTGGTTTCAGCCTCAATGCCGTTAATGGTGGCACTGCCTTCGCCACTGGTGAAGACGGGCAGCAAATTGCGCAGAACGGATTTCAAATCATCCTGGGCATTGGCCATGGCCTTGTCATCCGGGTGTGCGG
This genomic interval from Aestuariivirga litoralis contains the following:
- a CDS encoding DUF2125 domain-containing protein; this translates as MRKTNLAVSTLLAVALCGPAFGATTADDAAKLKASLGAYLGASADAVAITPEGDGFKVVIDATGILAKSPDSKDVVISPIDFMLTPAGEGKWKVSHEGPLAFSAQFKGQFEITEKAESYTLNGEFDESLAAFTTLDAKVANLTFDETIKDEKGMDIKASGKFDSVDVKGTGTANSAGGVDVKFTEVFGPGEFTQDVAGGDGSAPFHLNVKMASINAEGAVNGTTTTAIAQFFKFVAAHPDDKAMANAQDDLKSVLRNLLPVFTSGEGSATINGIEAETSVGHFKAAKTTIGVKANGAVKDGRLEESINFEGIELPPGLVPAWAQSLVSKNVSLGVAMSGYDLESFLKAEIDSADFSKDPAVSKEAEDKNAQLLMPKGAVDVTLTKSSISNDVYALTAEGTMQVGPSAQPTGKAHITMKGLDDVMKAAQAAPAEAGLQEMGAVAIVAKGLAKTENDGSLGWDVEATPDGKITVNGMDMSKLKN